A single region of the Raphanus sativus cultivar WK10039 chromosome 1, ASM80110v3, whole genome shotgun sequence genome encodes:
- the LOC108838903 gene encoding 60S ribosomal protein L37-2: protein MTKGTGSFGKRRNKSHTLCVRCGRRSFHIQKSRCSACAYPAARKRTYNWSVKAIRRKTTGTGRMRYLRNVPRRFKTGFREGTEAKPRNKGAASSA from the exons ATG ACGAAGGGAACGGGGAGTTTCGGAAAGAGGAGGAACAAGAGTCACACTCTCTGTGTGAGATGTGGCCGCCGCAGTTTCCACATCCAGAAGAGCCGTTGCTCCGCCTGTGCTTACCCCGCCGCTCGCAAGAGAACCT ATAACTGGAGTGTGAAGGCCATCCGTAGAAAGACTACAGGAACAGGAAGGATGAGGTATCTCCGCAATGTGCCTCGCAGGTTCAAGACCGGTTTCAGAGAAG GTACGGAAGCCAAGCCAAGGAACAAGGGAGCGGCTTCATCAGCTTAA